A window of Methanofollis sp. contains these coding sequences:
- a CDS encoding pyruvate ferredoxin oxidoreductase subunit gamma yields the protein MRELRIHGRGGQGSVTAAELIAVAAFEDGVYSQAFPAFGVERRGAPVQAFVRFNDAKIRLRSQVYEPDYIIVQDSSLIRDVDVFGGLKKGGIAIVNTERSIDAAVPEGVRLITLDATGIALEKLGVPIMNTTLIGAFAAATGEIALPAIRKALMRRFPGKLGEKNVAAAEYAYKLVKGEA from the coding sequence GTGAGAGAGTTACGCATCCATGGCAGGGGTGGGCAGGGTTCTGTCACTGCTGCCGAACTGATCGCCGTCGCTGCATTCGAAGACGGCGTCTATTCGCAGGCATTTCCTGCATTTGGAGTCGAACGGCGCGGCGCCCCCGTGCAGGCGTTCGTCCGGTTCAACGACGCGAAGATCCGCCTGCGTAGTCAGGTCTATGAGCCCGACTACATCATCGTCCAGGACAGCAGCCTGATCCGCGACGTCGATGTCTTCGGCGGTCTGAAGAAGGGGGGCATCGCGATCGTGAATACAGAACGCTCGATCGACGCCGCTGTTCCCGAAGGGGTCAGGCTGATCACCCTCGACGCCACCGGCATCGCCCTTGAGAAACTCGGTGTCCCGATCATGAACACCACGCTCATCGGCGCCTTTGCCGCGGCGACCGGCGAGATCGCCCTCCCCGCGATCAGGAAGGCCCTTATGCGGCGCTTCCCGGGAAAACTTGGCGAGAAGAACGTGGCGGCAGCCGAATATGCCTACAAACTCGTGAAAGGTGAGGCCTGA
- a CDS encoding 4Fe-4S binding protein — protein sequence MGLNVGCAAAPGRARDNKTGSWRVFKPVFKYDKCVKCGLCEVVCPEGCVYEGEDGYYHPDYNYCKGCGLCAEECPVDDIELVQEAK from the coding sequence ATGGGGTTGAATGTCGGGTGCGCCGCCGCACCGGGCCGGGCGCGGGACAATAAGACCGGGTCCTGGCGGGTCTTCAAGCCTGTTTTCAAGTACGACAAATGCGTGAAATGTGGTCTCTGTGAGGTCGTCTGTCCCGAGGGCTGCGTGTACGAAGGCGAGGACGGCTATTACCACCCTGACTATAACTATTGCAAGGGCTGCGGCCTCTGTGCCGAGGAGTGCCCTGTTGATGACATCGAACTCGTCCAGGAGGCGAAGTAA
- the porA gene encoding pyruvate ferredoxin oxidoreductase, translating into MMEILEGSHAVAEAVRLCRPQVVAAYPITPQTHIVEALASMVADCKLDAEYICVESEFSALSACLGASAAGSRVYSATTSQGLALMFEVCFNVAGMRQPVIMTIANRALGAPLNIWNDQQDSISLRDSGWLQFYAEDNQEATDLHFIAYKVAEDHRILLPAMVCFDGFILTHTYEPVDMPSQEAIDAFLPPYKPVTILDAKKPMSLGMYATPDYYMEFRYETDQAQKRAKEVFAEVGAEFAAKFGRDYSGLVEGYRLEDADMAFIALGSICGTVREAIDEMRAEGKKVGLLKIRSFRPFPSEEIRATLSGVSKVAVLDKNISLGQKGAVALEVRDALYGSGIDVKGYILALGGRDVRQADIKAIADLLEKGEGDQFFGLRTEVL; encoded by the coding sequence ATGATGGAGATTCTGGAAGGTTCCCATGCGGTCGCCGAGGCCGTCAGGCTCTGCCGCCCCCAGGTGGTCGCGGCATACCCGATCACCCCGCAGACCCATATCGTCGAGGCGCTCGCGAGCATGGTCGCCGACTGCAAACTGGACGCCGAGTATATCTGTGTGGAGAGCGAGTTTTCGGCCCTTTCGGCCTGCCTCGGGGCAAGCGCCGCGGGGTCCCGCGTCTACTCCGCGACCACCTCGCAGGGCCTTGCCCTGATGTTCGAGGTCTGCTTCAATGTGGCCGGGATGCGCCAGCCGGTCATCATGACGATCGCAAACCGCGCCCTCGGTGCGCCCCTGAATATCTGGAACGACCAGCAGGACTCGATCTCCCTGCGGGACTCGGGCTGGCTGCAGTTCTACGCCGAGGACAACCAGGAGGCGACAGACCTCCACTTCATCGCCTACAAGGTTGCCGAGGACCACAGGATCCTCCTGCCCGCGATGGTCTGCTTCGACGGTTTCATCCTGACGCACACCTACGAACCGGTGGACATGCCCTCGCAGGAGGCGATCGACGCCTTCCTCCCGCCGTACAAACCGGTCACCATCCTGGACGCGAAGAAGCCGATGTCCCTTGGCATGTACGCGACCCCCGACTACTACATGGAGTTCAGGTACGAGACCGACCAGGCCCAGAAGCGGGCGAAGGAAGTCTTTGCCGAGGTCGGCGCCGAGTTCGCCGCAAAGTTCGGCCGCGACTACTCCGGCCTGGTCGAGGGCTACCGCCTTGAAGACGCCGACATGGCGTTTATCGCGCTGGGCTCGATCTGCGGGACTGTCAGGGAAGCGATCGACGAGATGCGGGCCGAAGGGAAGAAGGTCGGCCTGCTGAAGATCCGCAGCTTCCGCCCCTTCCCCTCCGAGGAGATCAGGGCCACCCTCTCGGGCGTCTCGAAGGTTGCGGTCCTCGACAAGAACATCTCTCTCGGCCAGAAGGGTGCGGTCGCACTCGAAGTGCGGGACGCCCTGTACGGCAGCGGGATCGACGTGAAAGGCTATATTCTGGCCCTTGGCGGCAGGGACGTGCGGCAGGCAGACATCAAGGCGATCGCCGACCTCCTCGAAAAAGGAGAGGGCGACCAGTTCTTCGGCCTGCGGACGGAGGTGCTCTGA
- a CDS encoding thiamine pyrophosphate-dependent enzyme, whose product MTEECELFECGHRACGGCGPALAARLIMKGTGENTIIVASTGCMEVFSTPYPETAWGVPWIHSLFENAAAVASGIEASLKKQGRDEHVVCICGDGATFDIGMLCISGAFERGHDITYICYDNEAYMNTGIQRSGATPYDADTTTSPAGKCSTGNQRPKKDLPAILAAHGATYVATASIAYPNDLIKKVQRAVSTHGPNYIQVHAPCATGWGFDGSQTMAVGRLAVETGLWVNYEMMNGEVERVRKVAHRKPVDDYLSVQKRFRHLYRPGRNEEEIAKIQAIADANARKFGVDLNVKKEE is encoded by the coding sequence ATGACCGAGGAATGCGAACTCTTCGAGTGCGGCCACCGCGCCTGCGGCGGCTGCGGCCCGGCCCTTGCGGCCAGGCTGATTATGAAGGGGACCGGCGAGAACACGATCATCGTCGCCTCCACAGGGTGCATGGAGGTTTTCTCGACCCCATACCCGGAGACGGCATGGGGCGTGCCCTGGATCCACTCCCTCTTCGAGAATGCCGCGGCCGTGGCATCCGGGATCGAGGCCTCCCTCAAGAAGCAGGGGCGGGACGAGCATGTCGTCTGCATCTGCGGCGACGGCGCCACCTTCGATATCGGGATGCTCTGCATCTCCGGCGCCTTCGAGCGGGGGCACGACATCACCTACATCTGCTACGACAACGAGGCCTACATGAACACCGGCATCCAGCGCTCTGGTGCGACGCCGTACGACGCCGACACGACGACGAGCCCTGCTGGCAAGTGCTCGACCGGCAACCAGCGGCCGAAGAAGGACCTCCCGGCGATCCTGGCGGCCCACGGGGCGACCTATGTGGCCACGGCCTCGATCGCCTACCCGAACGACCTGATCAAGAAGGTGCAGCGCGCCGTCTCGACGCACGGCCCGAACTACATTCAGGTCCACGCCCCCTGTGCGACAGGCTGGGGCTTTGACGGCTCGCAGACGATGGCGGTCGGCCGCCTCGCGGTCGAGACCGGTCTCTGGGTGAACTACGAGATGATGAACGGCGAGGTCGAGCGTGTGCGCAAGGTCGCCCACAGAAAGCCCGTCGACGACTACCTCTCCGTCCAGAAGCGGTTCCGCCACCTCTACAGGCCTGGTCGGAACGAGGAGGAGATCGCCAAGATCCAGGCGATCGCCGACGCCAACGCCAGAAAGTTCGGGGTCGACCTGAACGTGAAGAAGGAAGAGTGA
- a CDS encoding HAMP domain-containing sensor histidine kinase: protein MLFFVFLVISVTIGFLSTISYLEVRGEIVEAYEEVMDHTDEMIREAVVLVNREEAYRGRDYSTEMVAILDTYVTGYTPPPDNASLPDTRPLEEHLHRLFGENTATSVHLTRTTEVADIVRYSSHFQPTWEVRTNSDGSVTTSAYDLTPDGSYLLEAAVIIPKQGGIPAIYQQDIVTKAREVNPFMESVRVYDTAGDLVVDLTDPMNTTGGTLGPEMLQQALTTRADVAVMDEETHRMTRYLFVDPDRGTDENTRIVEVTYNLQERVDHINAVKLFNIITGVLGVLFGALVALASSWYITRPVDAIVEDVGIIARGDLDHRIRATKGIEFARLEESVNMMVGRLKETIEKLRESEEQVREYSGDLEEMVDQRTGQLEVANEEANLYIDILLHDINNANTVTLSYLEFLKESDLSDDQREYAGKALAGAHKSVEIIRNVGTIRKTYEKRTDLAPISLDRVIREEVALHPDTRIRYDGTDIVVMADDLLGEVVANLIGNSRKHGGDGTEIRIAVADRGDKVEVSVEDTGPGITDDLKDAVFERFRRGKSTASGTGLGLHICRSLVTWYGGTIRADDRVAGRPGEGAAIRFTLRKYQETD, encoded by the coding sequence GTGCTGTTCTTCGTTTTTCTGGTCATCAGCGTCACCATCGGTTTTCTCTCGACGATCTCGTACCTCGAAGTGAGGGGCGAGATCGTCGAGGCGTACGAGGAGGTGATGGACCATACCGACGAGATGATCCGCGAGGCCGTCGTCCTGGTCAACAGAGAGGAGGCATACAGGGGAAGGGACTACAGCACGGAGATGGTCGCCATCCTCGACACGTACGTCACAGGGTACACCCCGCCGCCGGACAATGCGTCCCTGCCCGACACCCGGCCGCTGGAGGAACATCTGCACCGTCTGTTCGGCGAAAACACCGCGACATCGGTGCACCTCACCAGAACCACCGAGGTCGCCGACATTGTCAGGTACAGCAGCCATTTCCAGCCCACATGGGAGGTCAGGACGAACTCCGACGGTTCGGTCACCACCAGCGCATACGACCTGACGCCGGACGGGTCCTATCTCCTGGAAGCAGCCGTCATCATCCCAAAGCAGGGCGGGATACCAGCGATCTACCAGCAGGATATCGTCACGAAAGCGCGGGAGGTCAACCCGTTCATGGAATCGGTCAGGGTCTACGACACTGCCGGAGACCTGGTCGTCGACCTCACCGACCCGATGAACACAACGGGGGGTACGCTCGGGCCGGAGATGTTGCAGCAGGCCCTCACGACGCGGGCGGACGTTGCGGTCATGGACGAAGAGACCCACAGGATGACCAGGTACCTCTTCGTCGACCCTGACAGGGGGACAGACGAGAACACCAGGATCGTCGAGGTCACCTACAACCTGCAGGAGAGAGTCGACCACATCAACGCGGTCAAACTGTTCAATATCATCACGGGGGTGCTCGGCGTCCTCTTCGGGGCGCTGGTCGCCCTCGCCTCCTCGTGGTACATCACCCGCCCGGTGGACGCCATCGTGGAGGACGTCGGGATCATCGCACGGGGCGACCTCGACCACAGGATCAGGGCGACAAAAGGGATCGAGTTCGCCCGCCTGGAAGAGAGCGTCAACATGATGGTTGGGCGTCTCAAGGAGACCATCGAAAAGTTGAGGGAGTCTGAGGAGCAGGTCAGGGAGTACAGCGGAGACCTCGAAGAGATGGTGGACCAGAGGACCGGACAACTGGAAGTTGCCAACGAGGAGGCAAACCTCTACATCGACATCCTCCTCCACGACATCAACAACGCGAACACCGTCACCCTCTCGTACCTCGAGTTCCTGAAAGAGTCGGACCTGTCAGACGACCAGAGAGAGTACGCCGGGAAGGCCCTTGCCGGTGCGCACAAGAGCGTCGAGATCATCAGGAATGTCGGGACGATCAGGAAGACCTACGAGAAGAGGACCGACCTTGCGCCCATCTCCCTCGACAGGGTCATCAGGGAGGAGGTCGCCCTCCACCCGGACACGAGGATCAGGTACGACGGTACGGACATCGTGGTGATGGCCGACGACCTCCTCGGGGAGGTCGTCGCCAACCTCATCGGGAACAGCCGGAAACATGGCGGCGACGGCACGGAGATCAGGATCGCCGTCGCCGACCGCGGCGATAAGGTGGAGGTCTCGGTCGAGGACACCGGGCCGGGCATCACTGACGACCTCAAGGACGCCGTCTTCGAGCGCTTCAGGCGCGGGAAGAGCACGGCGTCGGGCACGGGCCTCGGCCTCCATATCTGCCGGTCCCTGGTGACCTGGTACGGCGGGACGATCAGGGCGGACGACCGGGTTGCGGGCCGTCCGGGAGAGGGGGCGGCGATACGGTTCACCCTCAGGAAATATCAGGAGACGGACTGA
- a CDS encoding DUF5803 family protein: protein MSTPDRDRRHRAGVALCLALVILLAPAAAFEATVTVLPGGDAYRGEVTLVNESEYSFWEPGMLGERVPLTGKNVTVSGACGENCTYTQKNRNTIAFEKGNVTVTYEAPITEKNLQLIFTEPSNITVTLPEGQAVKNPLLGRVSEGGEVSTENNTTVIAFDRVRSAEVRFYDPARERLLYIFGSVWLTVAVVLLFPFLLMRRRQE from the coding sequence GTGTCCACCCCCGATCGAGATCGACGCCACCGAGCAGGCGTTGCTCTCTGTCTTGCACTTGTAATCCTGCTGGCGCCTGCCGCGGCCTTCGAGGCGACGGTGACGGTGCTCCCCGGCGGCGATGCCTACCGGGGGGAGGTCACCCTCGTCAACGAGAGTGAATACTCTTTCTGGGAGCCCGGGATGCTCGGGGAGAGGGTGCCCCTTACGGGCAAAAACGTGACGGTCTCCGGGGCGTGCGGGGAGAACTGCACCTACACGCAGAAGAACCGGAACACCATCGCCTTCGAGAAGGGGAATGTGACGGTGACCTACGAGGCCCCGATCACGGAGAAGAACCTCCAGTTGATCTTTACCGAGCCCTCGAACATCACGGTCACCCTCCCTGAAGGTCAGGCCGTCAAAAACCCCCTCCTCGGCCGGGTGAGCGAGGGGGGAGAGGTCTCGACGGAGAATAACACGACCGTGATCGCATTCGACCGCGTGCGCTCTGCCGAGGTGCGCTTCTACGACCCGGCACGGGAACGTCTCCTCTATATCTTCGGGAGTGTCTGGCTCACCGTGGCGGTTGTGCTCCTCTTCCCCTTCCTGCTGATGCGAAGACGGCAGGAGTGA
- the thrC gene encoding threonine synthase: MYRLSCIHCGAEYAPGEIIYTCKKCGHLLTVNYDLDAISVTKKEWEQRPLSVWRYRELLPVTIKPVTLQEGGTPLYHLERLGKELGLPHLYAKHEGMNPSGSFKDRGMTVGVSMAIQLGMKSVACASTGNTSASLAVYAAKAGIPAVVLLPAGKVALGKVAQALMHGAKVIAIRDNFDVALALVRELCIKHGIYLLNSINPYRLEGQKTIGFESVDQLGEVPDRLVLPVGNAGNISAVYKGLKELETLGFIDRLPKMTGIQAAGSQPLVRAIQGNLGEVVPDEHPETVATAIRIGAPVNAEKALIAIRATGGTAASVTDEEILAMQRALARKEGIGVEPASAASVAGIKKLVEEGAIDRDEKIVCVVTGHLLKDPETVIKQCPPPIEIDATEQALLSVLHL; encoded by the coding sequence ATGTACCGTCTCTCGTGCATCCACTGCGGTGCCGAATACGCGCCCGGCGAGATCATCTATACCTGCAAAAAATGCGGGCACCTGCTCACCGTCAACTACGACCTTGACGCGATCAGCGTGACAAAGAAGGAGTGGGAACAGCGCCCCCTCTCGGTCTGGCGCTACCGGGAGCTCCTGCCGGTCACCATCAAGCCGGTCACTCTCCAGGAAGGCGGAACACCCCTGTACCACCTTGAGAGGCTTGGAAAGGAACTCGGCCTCCCCCACCTCTATGCCAAACACGAGGGCATGAACCCGAGCGGCTCCTTCAAGGACCGCGGCATGACCGTCGGCGTCTCGATGGCCATTCAGCTCGGCATGAAGAGCGTGGCCTGCGCGAGCACCGGCAACACCTCGGCAAGCCTGGCGGTGTACGCCGCAAAGGCGGGCATCCCGGCGGTCGTCCTCCTCCCGGCAGGGAAGGTCGCCCTCGGCAAGGTCGCCCAGGCGCTGATGCACGGCGCCAAGGTGATCGCGATCCGCGACAACTTCGACGTGGCCCTCGCCCTTGTCCGCGAACTCTGTATCAAGCATGGCATCTACCTCCTCAATTCCATCAACCCCTACCGGCTTGAGGGGCAGAAGACCATCGGCTTCGAGTCGGTCGACCAGCTCGGCGAGGTGCCGGACAGGCTCGTCCTCCCTGTCGGCAACGCGGGCAACATCTCCGCAGTCTACAAGGGGCTGAAAGAACTGGAGACTCTCGGATTCATCGACCGCCTCCCGAAGATGACAGGCATCCAGGCCGCGGGTTCGCAGCCTCTCGTGCGTGCGATCCAGGGCAACCTCGGCGAGGTCGTGCCGGACGAGCACCCGGAAACCGTGGCGACCGCGATCAGGATCGGCGCCCCGGTGAATGCCGAGAAGGCCCTGATCGCCATCAGGGCGACCGGCGGCACCGCGGCATCGGTGACAGACGAGGAGATCCTGGCCATGCAGCGTGCCCTCGCCCGGAAGGAAGGGATCGGCGTCGAACCGGCGTCGGCAGCCTCGGTGGCGGGGATCAAGAAACTCGTGGAGGAGGGAGCGATCGATCGCGACGAGAAGATCGTCTGCGTCGTGACCGGCCATCTCCTCAAGGACCCGGAAACGGTGATAAAACAGTGTCCACCCCCGATCGAGATCGACGCCACCGAGCAGGCGTTGCTCTCTGTCTTGCACTTGTAA
- a CDS encoding metal-dependent hydrolase yields the protein MNGNEHITISLATDAAVLAPWLWSIHPAWLIASLFGVFIGALAPDADANDSAIFHTRVPGGRGKRLVILPVFGYGIRYLIYYPISLPFILLCGERGMPRHRGVLHSLIGVVLMTALLGFYARAIGAIVFAIPWDMGFTIFLLGFLGGAVGHLLEDSCTKSGVAWLFPLSDHRTRGKIVTGSGDQRPAIYAGAMCAAAFGLAAAGPAGLVPADLYPWTGVVAACILWLLFLVTARIGR from the coding sequence TTGAACGGTAATGAACATATCACCATCAGCCTTGCTACAGACGCCGCCGTGCTCGCCCCCTGGCTCTGGTCCATCCACCCGGCCTGGCTGATCGCCAGCCTCTTCGGCGTCTTCATCGGGGCCCTCGCCCCGGACGCCGACGCAAACGATTCCGCAATCTTCCACACCCGCGTCCCGGGCGGCAGGGGAAAGAGGCTTGTCATCCTCCCTGTCTTCGGCTACGGCATCCGCTACCTGATCTACTACCCGATCTCCCTGCCCTTCATCCTCCTCTGCGGGGAGAGGGGCATGCCCCGGCACCGCGGCGTCCTCCACTCCCTCATCGGCGTCGTGCTGATGACGGCCCTCCTCGGCTTCTATGCCCGGGCGATCGGGGCCATCGTCTTCGCGATACCCTGGGACATGGGCTTCACCATCTTCCTCCTCGGGTTCCTGGGCGGGGCAGTCGGCCACCTCCTCGAAGACTCGTGCACGAAGAGCGGCGTCGCCTGGCTCTTCCCCCTCTCCGACCACCGGACGAGAGGGAAGATCGTCACAGGCAGCGGCGACCAGAGGCCCGCCATCTATGCGGGCGCGATGTGCGCCGCGGCCTTCGGCCTTGCGGCCGCAGGGCCCGCCGGACTCGTCCCGGCCGACCTCTACCCCTGGACAGGCGTCGTTGCAGCCTGTATTCTCTGGCTTCTCTTTCTCGTCACCGCCCGGATAGGGCGGTAG
- a CDS encoding nitrilase-related carbon-nitrogen hydrolase: MKVCCAGMAPAATVADGLARAGALAGEARAAGADLLVLPEQFATGWSATEPRADPSILRSLCRTAAEHGIWVVGSCYEGYLRPRNMAYAVSPEGRIAASYAKVHLFSPDGEDAACTPGTVPATFEAGGVRFALAVCYDLRFPDLFAHYAACGADCVLVPAAWPAVRLAQWDLLVRARALDGEYYVAGANAGAGSCIAGPDGELVGEERGDLVIGEIDLTKISAMRTALPVVKDRRPDLYAAWKECL, from the coding sequence GTGAAGGTCTGCTGTGCCGGCATGGCGCCCGCCGCCACGGTCGCGGACGGCCTTGCCCGGGCCGGCGCCCTCGCCGGAGAGGCACGGGCCGCCGGGGCCGACCTCCTCGTCCTCCCTGAGCAATTCGCGACCGGGTGGTCGGCCACGGAGCCGCGGGCCGACCCCAGCATCCTCCGGTCCCTCTGCCGGACCGCCGCGGAGCACGGCATCTGGGTCGTCGGGTCGTGCTATGAAGGCTATCTCAGGCCGCGGAACATGGCCTATGCCGTCAGCCCGGAGGGAAGGATCGCCGCGAGTTATGCGAAGGTCCACCTCTTCTCCCCTGACGGCGAGGATGCGGCCTGCACACCGGGCACCGTCCCGGCGACCTTCGAGGCCGGGGGCGTCAGGTTCGCCCTCGCGGTCTGCTACGACCTCAGGTTCCCCGACCTCTTCGCCCACTACGCGGCCTGCGGGGCCGACTGCGTCCTCGTCCCTGCCGCGTGGCCGGCGGTGCGCCTCGCCCAGTGGGACCTCCTCGTGCGGGCGCGGGCCCTCGACGGGGAATATTATGTCGCCGGCGCGAACGCCGGGGCCGGGTCCTGCATCGCCGGCCCGGACGGGGAACTCGTCGGCGAAGAGAGGGGCGACCTCGTCATCGGCGAGATCGACCTCACGAAAATTTCAGCGATGCGGACGGCCCTCCCGGTCGTGAAAGACCGGCGGCCCGACCTGTACGCTGCATGGAAGGAGTGCCTTTGA
- a CDS encoding MarC family protein — protein sequence MSGDMLSFVLLSVSSIFIVINPLAATLLYVSLTEGMEEVQKRSVARVACWYALAVLLLFAIAGGLILQLFGITLDAFRIAGGLLLFGIGMEMVHAKTSRTKISATEKYESQDADDVGVMPLAIPMIAGPGAITTAIVLTNEATSWNPVGIAVVIGAILLAVGTTYLMLANSERIMRHVGQREYRAVNRLMGMMLIAIAVQFVITGIKAAFPILTGAGL from the coding sequence ATGAGCGGCGACATGCTGAGTTTTGTACTGCTCAGCGTATCATCGATTTTCATCGTCATCAACCCTCTGGCAGCGACGCTTCTCTATGTCTCCCTGACCGAAGGGATGGAGGAGGTGCAGAAAAGGTCGGTCGCCAGGGTGGCGTGCTGGTACGCCCTCGCCGTCCTCCTCCTCTTTGCGATCGCGGGCGGCCTGATCCTGCAACTCTTCGGGATCACCCTGGATGCCTTCAGGATCGCGGGCGGGCTTCTCCTCTTCGGCATCGGCATGGAGATGGTCCACGCGAAGACCTCGCGGACGAAGATCTCGGCGACCGAAAAGTACGAGAGCCAGGACGCCGACGACGTCGGGGTGATGCCCCTCGCGATCCCGATGATCGCGGGGCCGGGCGCCATCACGACGGCGATCGTGCTCACCAACGAGGCGACGTCCTGGAACCCGGTCGGGATCGCCGTCGTGATCGGGGCGATCCTCCTGGCGGTCGGGACCACGTACCTGATGCTCGCCAACTCCGAGAGGATCATGCGCCATGTCGGGCAGCGGGAGTACCGCGCCGTGAACAGGCTGATGGGTATGATGCTCATCGCCATCGCCGTCCAGTTCGTGATCACCGGGATCAAGGCGGCCTTCCCCATCCTGACAGGGGCGGGGCTGTGA